The DNA sequence GTCTGCTGATCCTCGTAGATATCAGCACCGGCATGAAAGTCTGATCCGACATACCGGACATGTTTCTTCAGCAGCTCCTTTTGGCTAAGTATCTCGATATCGATCGCCCGATCGTAGCAGTCAACACACATTTTCATTGATTACCGCCCTCCTTAAATGATTAGACTTGCGATCTGCTGCAGCTTTTCTCTCAGCCGTTGCGCTTCCAGTCTGGCTTCGTCCCGCTCCTTCTCAGCCCTGATCTGTCCGTAAGTCTTTTTCTCTCCGCCAGCCAGCTCAATGATCCTTGCAGTCGCATACCGTGCTCCAGGGAGCTTGTCGAGGAGGATCTATGTGAATTAACTGGGTACAAATCACGAACAACTATAGCTAAAGTGGAAAATGGCGACATTGATCTAACACAATCAAAACTTGCGCTATTCGCTGCCGCCTTAAAAACAA is a window from the Clostridiaceae bacterium HFYG-1003 genome containing:
- a CDS encoding helix-turn-helix transcriptional regulator, with the protein product MRFQSGFVPLLLSPDLSVSLFLSASQLNDPCSRIPCSRELVEEDLCELTGYKSRTTIAKVENGDIDLTQSKLALFAAALKTTPEELTAGVADEILSENPFLGLMITMDKTHARYRLPFSELPEDIQSKLTSAAVLAALEYYRHLDK